AGCATCGGTTTTATCAACTGTCATTATAAGATCTTAGCATTTCAGGTGCAGTCGATGTAGGGGCAGGTCTCGTGCCTGCCCGTTCTGGTAGCGACCGGCCTCCGTGCTGATTATCAGAGAGATAATTCAAACGGATAATATTGAACGATATTTTTCTTAATGGGGAAGAGCGCGAATAGCTCTTTCCAAGCGCCGATCACTCTGTTTTAATATGTCTTGATCGAGTTTTCCTTCCTTGTCCGCCTGGAGCAAAGTATACATGACGCGATAGTATTGATCCGGATCGTAACTGATCAGAATCAAATCAACGCCTGCATTTAAAGCTTCGATGCTCCCGTTATCCATGCCGATTTTGCTGCGGTACACGGCAAGCATGCTAAAGTTGTCGGTAATAAGAACTCCGTCATGCTTCCAGGTACCACGGATTAGACCTGCAATCACCTTTGGTGACATTGAGACCGGACGTTCTTTGTCTATGGCTGTCAATCTCGCATGACCCAGCATGACAAAGGCCCGGCTCTTTTTCATAAGATGGAGAAACGGCATCCAATCAGTCCTGGTAAGTTCCTCAAGAGAAGTAGTCAAGTCCGCATGATCGAGATGAGTATCTTCATATACTCTGCCCAAACCGGGAAAGTGCTTTAAGGTGGAACGTACACCGTGTTCATCCAGGGCTTCGCAATACCAAGCGGCCACTTGGGCGACAGTGGTAGGGTCATTTGAAATGGCTCGCTGAAAAATGCGTGTGTACTTATCGTCGGGGTTGATAATGTTAAAATTCAAGTCCACCACAGGAGCAAAATTCAAATTCACTCCCACTTCAGCAAGTTCTTGTCCCTGTTGACCGGCATATTGTCGAATATTCCGTTCAAGCAGGGCAACATCGGAAGTTCTCTTCACAATATCCCCAAGGAAAGGCAGGCGGGACAGCGGCGGAGATAATCGTGAAACACTGCCGCCTTCCTGGTCTGTGGCTATCCACAAAGGAGGCTGGAGCTGTTCTTTCCGCTGGTTTTGGAAAGAGCGGATTACGTTTTGTATATCAGCGGGACTCTTTCCGTTGACATTGGTGCTGGTGACGAACACACCGGAAATGGCCTTTAACTTGATAAGGCGCCGGAGTTCTCCGATGTCTCGGTAGCCGACAATGAAATGTCTTCCAAGCTTTTCAAGCGCGGCCGGGTTTGCGTGAAGGACCTGATGGCGAACCCACCTGAAATGACCTTCCAGAGTTATACTGGTAATCAAGACAACGACAGCCACAAGCAATCCGGAGGCACTCAAAACTCTGAGCGCACGATGTTCGGGACGGGAAGATCGCAGCAGCCAAAATTCAATCACGATTACAAGGAGCGGCATAGCCACCAGTCCCATGAACAGCAGATGACGAACAGTCGGCAAAAAGGGGGCTCGCCAGTCCCAGGCCAGTGGGAGCAGGGCGAGTACTATCAAGAGATTCAGAGCAGCTAGAAAGATTTTCATTGTTATTACCAGCGGTTGCCGCAGCAAAGAATAGAAATCCTCAATTTCTCGCGTTTCCTATACTACCAGGAAAATACCTTCAGTGAAGAACTCAATCGACTATACCACGACCGCTTCTTCATGGAATCTGAATACATTCTAACGTGATCCTTACAATCGCACGCTTTCGATAATGCATTCTGCAAATTAAGCATGCTAAATAATTATAGCAGTTGACATAATTTCTGACCTTTTGAACACCGGGTCCTTGATAAGAAACGGTAGGGCACGGCGTCTCTGCCGTGCCGAACTGGTCGATTTTTTTGAAAAATGTGCCGGCACGGAGGCACGGCACCCACCGATTTTCCAGAAGCTCCATCAGACAAAAATTCTGACATTTGCTATTGTACATTCCGACTCAGAATTGTCCCGGGTTGCCCACCATTGGGAGCATGTCTATCGTACGCCTAACTGACAGTTCCGCTGAACTGCACGATTCATTATATCGGATCGGCTATCGCGAATGCCGGAGAAGTCAGGATTGTAGACATTGAACGGAGTCCGATTCGTGCAGCGGCGATCGGTCCACTGCAAAGGAGGATGCTGTGACTCCCCAGCGAATCCGGAGTAATCATATGATTCGATATATCATTGCAACTTATGGAAAATTAACGCAATTCGCGATGTTTTTCCTGGTGCTTCTTTTTATATCGGGATGCAACAAAGCGCAGCAGGTCGCTCAACCGCCTGCGTTGAAGGTAACTGTAGGCAAACCGCTCCAAGTGAACATGATTGAGTGGGATCGGTTCACAGGACGGCTTGATTCTGTCGAAACAGTCGAAGTCAGGGCACGGGTGAGCGGGTACCTGGAATCCGTTCATTTCCGGGAGGGGGCACTGGTCAAGAAAGGAGACCTGCTCTTCGTTATCGATCCTCGACCGTTTGTGGCTGAACTGAACCGTACGGAAGGAGATCGTGCGAGGGCTCAAGCACGATATGAATTGGCGTCGCTCAGACTCAAACGATCCCGAGAACTGCTCGCCACCGCTTCAGTTTCTCAAGATGCATTCGATGAACGTGCGGCAGAGGAAAGACAATCCAAAGCAGAGTTGGCTTCAGCCAAAGCTGCCGAGGAGGCAGCCCGCCTGAATGTGGAATTCACGAAAATAACTGCTCCCATTTCGGGAAGAATCAGTCGGCTCTTTGTCACTGAAGGAAATCTCATTACTGGTGGAACCGGTCAAACCACGCTCCTGACCACAATTGTTTCTCTGGATCCAATTTACTGTTACTTCGATTCGGACGAAAACACATATTTGAAGTATTCGCGGTTGGCTCGGGAGGGAAAGCGCCCCAATGACGGGAATGTAGGAATACCCGTCTACATAGGATTGGCAGATCAGGAAGGCTTTCCGTACAAGGGACATATCGATTTTATCGACAATCGGATGGATCCCAACACGGGAACGATGCGCATAAGAGCTAAACTGCCGAATCCCGATCTTGCTTTGACTCCCGGATTGTTTGCAAGGGTAAGAGTGCCTGGCAGCGAAGTGCTCGAAGCTCTTTTTGTGCCCGAAGAGGCCATTGGAAGCGATCAATCAAGAAAATTCGTGTACGTGGTCGATGAAAAAAACGGTGTCGATCGTCGTTTTGTGCGACTCGGTCCCCGAGAGGAGCAATTTCGCGTGATTCGGGAAGGCCTGACAGCGAACGATCGCGTCATTGTCAGTGGTATCCAACGCATACGCCCGGGTGCCCCGGTAAATCCTGAAGAAGAACAGATCGCAGTCGAGAAGAAAGATTGGATTCCGCAAGAATATATGGCTCTGCTGAAGGGGCAAGACACCAAGCACACTTTCTATCACGGAAATGGATTGGACAAGGTTCGAACCGATTGAGAACAGGAAATGAAACTACCGCACTTCTTCATCGATCGTCCTATATTTGCGACGGTTCTCTCGATCGTAATTGTTCTGCTGGGAATCGTCTCTTATTTCGGATTACCGGTAGCTCAATATCCCGAAGTCGTTCCGCCTACAATTGTTGTACGTGCCAATTACCCGGGCGCCACTCCGAAGACTCTCGCTGACACTGTTGCCACACCACTTGAGCAAGAGATCAACGGCGTTGAAGACATGCTCTACATGGAGTCTCAATCCACTCCTGACGGACAGATGCAACTCACTGTCACCTTCAAGCTGGGAACAGATCTCGACAAGGCGCAAGTTCTCGTGCAAAACCGGGTGGCCATAGCAGAGGCTCGATTACCTGAAGATGTCCGCCGCATCGGGATAACCACTACGAAGAGTTCACCGGATCTCCTGATGGTAGTACATTTCGTTTCGCCCGATGAATCCCTGGATCAGGTCTATATCGGAAACTATGCATATCTTCAGGTCAGAGATGTAATTTCCCGGCTGGAGGGAGTTGGAGATGTACTCCTGTTCGGCGCCCGGGAATATAGTATGCGAATCTGGCTGCTGCCGGACAGGCTTGCGGAACTCAATCTTACGGCAACGGACGTGGTACAGGCAATAAGAGCGCAGAACATTCAAGTGGCAGCCGGTGCACTCGGTCAGCCGCCTCTCGATCCGAACACGGGCTTTCAGGTGGCAATCAATACACAGGGTCGATTGGAACAACCGGAGGAGTTCGCTAAAATCGTGGTGAAATCCGGGGAAGGAGGCCGTCTGGTATTGTTGCAGGATGTGGCACGGGTGGAACTCGGTGCGAGGGATTACGGGGTAAACAGCTACCTCGACAAGCATACTGCTGTTGCAATGCTCGTCTTTCAGCGCCCGGGGTCAAATGCCATTGCGACTGCAGATGGAATTCTGGGCACAATGAAAGAATTGAGTCAGAAATTCCCTCCAGGACTCGAGTATCGAGTAGTATACAATCCTACGGTGTTCGTGGCTCAGTCTATTAAGGCGGTCTATACCACGCTGTTCGAAGCATCTTTCCTCGTCACATTGGTTATCTTCATATTTTTGCAGAGTTGGCGTGCCACTATTATCCCGCTGGTTGCCATTCCCGTATCACTAATCGGTACATTCTTTGTAATGCTGTTACTCGGTTTTTCATTGAATAATCTCTCACTTTTCGGGCTTGTTCTGGCTATCGGGATAGTGGTGGACGATGCTATTGTAGTCGTTGAAAATGTGGAACGAAATATTGAAGAAGGCTTGTCTCCGAAAGAAGCCACGCATAAAGCGATGGATGAAGTCGCATCTGCATTGATTTCCACAGCACTCGTATTAGTGGCCGTATTTGTTCCCACTGCATTTCTCGGCGGAATCAGCGGACAATTTTACCGGCAGTTCGCTTTGACCCTGTCTGTTTCCACGGCTCTCTCCCTTGTGGTGTCGCTTACCCTTAGTCCGGCCATGGCGGCCCTGTTGCTTCGTCCCCAAACGGAAGCGAGGGGAGGATTTCAGCGTTTGTACGAGCGAATCTTCGGGTGGTTCTTTCGGGCCTTTAACTCGGCATTCTGGTTTTCAAGAGATCTCTACGGAAGGGCAATTGCTCGCATAACCCGGTTGGCTGCAATATGTCTGATCGTGTACGGAGGGTTGTTGCTCTTGACATACTGGAGCATCCAGCGTGTGCCCGTAGGATTTATCCCGCAGCAGGATCAGGGTTATCTGATAGTCAGCATTCAACTTCCGGATGGTGCATCACTGAATCGCACAGACGAGGTAGTGCGCAGGGCGGCAAGTTTGGCACAAGAAGTTCCCGGAATTACAGGAATCGTTTCATTCGCCGGCTTTTCCGGAGCAACGCGAACCAACAGCTCCAATGCGGGTGCGATTTTCACACGACTTGACGATCCATTTGTCCGGGCAGAAAAAGGGCTTTCCATGCAGAATATCCTGACCAACCTGAGGCAGAAGCTCTCGAAAATTCGAGAAGCATTCATTGTGGTGATTCCACCGCCACCAGTGCGAGGGATCGGCACAGGAGGCGGGTTCAGAATGCAAGTGCAGGATCGTTTCGGAGTCGGCACAAAAGTCTTGGACACTGCTGTAACAGATATTATTTCTGCCGCAAATCAGCAGCCGGAACTCGTGCAAGTCTTCACTACTTTTCGTCCGGAAGCTCCCCAGCTCTACGTCGACATCGATCGCATCAAAGCACGAATGCTGGACGTTCCACTGGCAAATGTCTTCGATACTCTTCAGGTCTACCTCGGTTCAGTCTATGTGAACGACTTCAATCTCCTGGGGAGAGTTTACCGGGTTACCGCCCAGGCTGACGTAGCATATCGGAGCGATGCGAACGATGTTCTGCAATTAAAGACCCGCAGTGGCAATGGTTCAACCGTCCCTCTGGGCTCCATTGCAGAGATACGCAACGTCACAGGGCCGGACAGAGTGATTCGTTACAACTTATATCCGTCTGCTGATATCAATGGTGACATTCGGCCGGGTTTCAGTTCCGGTCAAGGACTGGACAAAATGGAAAAATTGGCAGGTCAAATTCTGCCTGAAGGACTTGCCATCGAATGGACGGATCTCGCGTTTCAGCAGAAGCTGGCAGGAAATGTAGCGATCTATATCTTCCCCTTATGTGTGCTTTTCGCTTTCCTTACTCTCTCTGCACAATACGAGAGCTGGTCTTTACCATTGGCAGTGATCCTGATTGTTCCGATGTCCGTATTGTGCGCACTCCTGGGGATTGAATTCCGCGGCATGGAGAACAATATTCTGACTCAAATCGGTTTCCTGGTGCTAGTGGCACTGGCCTGTAAAAATGCGATTCTGATCGTGCAATTCGCGAAGATGGCTGAAGACAGGGGCAGCGACCGATTCAAGGCCGTAGTCGAAGCCTGTCGACTGCGGTTGCGACCGATTCTGATGACTGCTTTCGCATTTATCCTGGGTGTCGTTCCGCTCGTAACAGCAGAGGGTCCCGGCTCGGAAATGAGGCAGGTGGTTGGCACAGCGGTCTTCTCCGGAATGTTGGGAGTAACTCTGTTCGGGCTTTTCCTGACGCCCGTGTTTTATGTGGTGCTGCGCAAATTCGCGAAATCAGCAGACAAGTCATCCCGATCTCTATAGAATGAGGGATTTAGAGTGCTTCCGATCTTAACCTGACTGGAAAAATCTATGTATCATATGTTTGAACGCTAGCAATGTGATGATTTTCCAGTTGATGCCGGATTATGTAAGCGGAAACCCCGAATTCTTCAGCTACTTCTTCCGCCTGGTCCCACGTGATTATGGGAATTCTGATTCGAGCTCGTAATGCCGAAGCAGGAGCGAGCAACTCGGCCGCGAATGCTCGATTTCGCTTCTGTTGCTCGGTATTGGCCTCAGTAATCAGCGCTCCACGCTGATTAGATGACGCAAGGTATTCAAAAAGCGCTCTGCAGAGATAAAACATGTGAGCCGTAGTGCGTGCCTCCCTAGTGACGAACACTGGACTCAATTTAGCATTGACACCCATCAATGCGACGAAAGGTGTCTCTCGATCACTAAATTTTGTCATTACCTTTGAAAGGCTCTCTTCAGTTGTTCCAAGGGCATGCGCAATTGTCTTAATCGACTTCAATGGCGCTCCGTTCAATCCCAGGTGGGTGCGCATCCTTTGAGCAAAAGAATAGCCTTGTTCCCAAGGCATTGACCCGGAGAAGTCGATCCACCCTTCTGCGGCGTGACGAAGTTCTCTGAGGGAAGTCAAGTCTTCCTCATTGCTCTGTGCGCGACTGAATGCGTCCCGGATCTCTTCGGCATCCGCGATCAATTCCGTTCTCCGAGCGGCTCGGAAAAATTCGGTCAGCATTTCTTCAGGTAATCGATCCGCGGCTTTTTCTATTTCCTGTTGCTGATTTTCATCCAATGAGTAGGGGTCTAATCCTAGCGAACCGGCACACCTGCAGAATTTCTTCTCCTCGGGATCCGCCGATTGGATGGCCTCCCAGTCCTGTTGCATTAAAGTATCCGTGATTTCATAGTTCTCTAGTCGGCCCACGACTGCGGTAATGAGCGATGAGAACTTCGCTTTCACTAGACTTGTCTTCGTCCAGAACGCACCTCGTCCTTGAAATTCGAGACCGTGAAAAGTCAACAGTTCAGGAGACCAAGAAAGCATGACCATCGAGCCTGCAGGATGAATTCGGAGCGGAGGGAGGGCATAACCTTCACGCGCACTCACTAAAGAGTGACGCGTATCGTAACCGGGGCGATCAGCCAACGGAGGGCCCGGTTCGTTCCAGAGAGGCCACCACTGAGTAACCAGCCATTCTGCCAATGGATACAGTGGCAAATAGACAGCGTCTCTCACGGTTTTCGATCGATCATCGTAGACCCTGGTCACTGGGTAACCGTCCACCACAATTGAAAGCCTCGCCCAGGTGGCCCTCAATTCGGCTCCTTTAGCACCCAGGGGATCTATCCATTCAAAATCAAGCGAGAAATCATCCATAAATCGAATCCAGGCCCTCCGGCCATTCCGTCTTGTTGAGTGGGTATCCTTTGTATTCTCCACTCTCTCTATTCACGAGGCGTGCCTCGTATACGACATCGCCATCCTTGTACCAGACATATCTGGGAAAATCACCTTCGTACATTCCACCAATAGCTCCCCGCAGGATTGCAGTTTGCAGCCACTGAGTAACTCGTTCATGATCTTGTGACAGTTGACGATCACATAAAGAGGCATCTGCCCGCGGCCTCGGCTGCCCGGCGAAAGATGGGGTATCCTTATGTTCGGGGCTACCTATATAACTAACCCGTTCTGCAATGGCAGCTCCATTCACTACTTCTGGCCTTTCAATTTGACGGGGTAGCACGTGTTTTCGCTTCGGCGCTCTCATCACGATACCTCTATACCGGTCGGAAATGTCGCACCATTGAATATGAGCGACCTTCTCTTCCAGAGCCCTTGTTTCGTCTCAGGATAGCAAAATAAGACCTTCTGAGAACCTGTACACATCCATCATAGAACTTAATTCGGGATTCTGGCAAGTTCCAAATGGATCAAGTGGGCGAATCTTTCTTGTCGATTCACTGCTGCCCCTGGTTTCTTTCCCCGCAAATAAACAATACTGATATTTTGAGAAACCAATAAGTGGCTGTAAGGATTTTGTGAGGTCTCTATTCTTTCGAAACGGGACGTTGTGGAATCGACCACTGAGGAATAAAAAGTCACCTGCCCTCTGAACAGCAAAAGTCAGAGCAGTTATTCTTGAATCACGAAATTTCTCCTACTAAATATTTCTTTTACATTGCTCGCCTAATCACGGTACATTTTTCCGAAACGCACCAGGAAGAGAATAAATCCGGCTATCCAGACAAATGCATACAAAGCAGTTTCTAAATCCATTTTTGTGCCTCCTTAAACGTTTTGCACAATCATTCATATTACAAGAATAACCATGGAATGTGAAAAAACCAAGCTTATTTTTCAAAAATAGCGAAGGATACCTCGAGCCTTACAGATTATGAAAAGTAAAGCTAATCAACATTAGGTGGTATTGTCGATCATTTTCTTGTGATTTCGAATCATTCGCAAGAATTGCCAGATGGTTGGAGTGGTATAGGGTCTGCCTCGGTCTTGTATCTTTGCAGCATCCCTCAATTGTAAATAATTTTCACATACATATGCTATAGCATGCGGAACGTGTGACCAGGCAGTCTCCAAGTTTCTCTTTACTGTTTCTCGGAGCGTAGGATGCAATACAATAGGATACTTCTCCTGAAAAAGTATGGGCCCTGTGTCAATATGATCGTCTATTTGATGAATAGTGAAACCGGTTTCCTGCAAGCCTTCATAGATCGGCCATATTATACTGTGAGCTCCCTGGAATCTCGGGAGGATTTCTGTATGCACATTGATCGTGCCGTAAGTTGGCAATGAAAAAATCTTACTTGCAATGTACCCGTTCCCAAGGGAGATGCCTAAATCGGCACGGCATTCCTTCAGCAACTCTGCGGTCCTTGCGGAGTTTGTGTGATCGCTTTCTATTATCTCCACATGATGTTGGCTGCATACTTTCTCGATATCATCGACTTCTTCGTCTTTGTACCAATCACGAATTCTGATGCCATTCAGTGCACCCAACAGGCCTATCCGCATTGTTTTTCGGGTTTTGCGTACAAGCGCTTTGGAGAAATCCGGCGCTGTACTATTGGTGAGAATAAGCCTGACGACATTCAAGCGAGGATTAGCGCATAATACCGGTACAGAGCGAGACGCATATCCTCGCCTGACGGAGGTAAGAATAACCAGTCTCATGTTGCTTGCCTCAATTTAGCACCAAGAAAATATCTGATGTGAGCCGTGGGCCATTGAACTTCGAAATGATGCCTGGGAATTGCGAAAGCATTCGTAGTCCGGGGCACGATTGAGCCTCTGAATGCACCGAAACAGGCTTCGTACCCTACCTTCTCGACCATGGATAAGGAAGTTTCATCGGAATCGGCTTTCTTACCGTAAGGCCAGGATATGTACTTACACTCTATGCCCAGCTTTTCTTCAATCTCCTGTTTCGACCCTGCAATCTCTTCATACATGAAGTCGGGATCTCCCGAGATTGACGAGAATCTCGCATGAGTTTTTGTATGGGATCCTACCTCGAATCCAAGGAGCAGCAATTTCTCGAGATCCTGCCATCTCAACATCTCAATTGTGGTACTGTACTGCGCTATATCGAGACAGTACTTCCTCGTAGTTTCCAGATCGGCTCCTACAAATGAAGTCGGAACGAATACGATAGCTGGAATTCCATATTTTTTGAGTACCGGAATCGCATTGTTTGCAACATTGCGAAAACCATCGTCGAATGAGAGATGGAAATATCTTCCATCAAGTGGTTTTGTACCCTTGAGCATATCAACACACACGTCAGTGTTCACAAATGTTCCTATTTTCATGAGTTCCACAATCAAAGCCTCGAACTCGGGTATTTGATCGTCAAAAACGTAGTGACAATACATAGATGTCAGAAAGGTACTTTGACCGGATGTCTTTAGAGCAGCCAAAGTCGTCAAAATGGTATTGCGCAGAAACCATCTGATCCGGTTTCCAATCCCCAAAGGGGTCACACCTGTTTGTTTCCAGCTCGTGGCATAATCATCGTGTGATTTCACATGGCATCGTTTCTTGGATGCCGTGTTTCCTGGACTTTCGAGGCTTTCACCGATGTACAAATTGGCCCCCTTTCTGCTATTCTCTTGTGCAATTTGCGTCCGTGTAGACTGAAATAGCCATAATTTCGGTAGTTACCATTCGAAGATGATCTTAGCTTTACCCTCCTTCGCAATTACATTGAGGCACCGATTTTTTTGGACTTTTCCGAACTCAGGATAATACTTGGAGCCAGTCAGGACAGCCTGTCCGGCGAGTGCTTTCCACCTGATGAGCTTACTGTTGGGTAAGATGAGTTGACCGTTTTCTCCTTCCGCCAAGCATTTCAGCGAGGGATCGAAATGAAAATGAGCAATTGCGCTGCCATCTGCGGTAATTGTATCGAACACGACTAAACTGTTGGAATCTAAGGTCCAGGTTCTCCGGTGAATCGGCGAACCTCTCAGTCGCCGATACCCGTCATGAGAACATGAGACTTGGAAGGTGTTTCCTGAATTATGCACTTCCAGGTTGAAAGGATAAGCTCTTCTTCCTACCCGGAAGGTGTCCCAAACCTCGGAGGAATCGGCGTTGCGAAAAGACATCGTATTGTGAGCCTGCGTAGAGCGCACATATGACCGAGTCTTTCCTTTGGAATAGCAGAATGTCCCGGTATCCACAAAAACCCGGTGCCCGAATATGGACATTTCAAATGACAGGGTGTCCGCATGTGCATGACCGGGAACATAGTCGGGTCCTATCGGTCCGACGTCGAGTATCAGAACGGTGTTATCGATTTGAAGTCGCATATAACCACTTTCATTAAGATGAACGAATTCACCCTGCGGCGTCAAAGCTTCAAGCCCCAGTTCTCGTGCGTAACCTTCCAATTCTTCCGGAGAAAGTGCGATTCCAAAAGCGGCATCGTTGAATAATGCGAACTTTCGATCCGGATGGAGCATAGCGCTCAACCAGCTTCTCATCCGGTTCGTGGTCGGTATTATTGAGGCATTGACAAAATCAACGATGCTCGGAATCTCGTAAATTCCGGAGACATTGATTATATCCAGCAAATCTTCGAGTATTATGGAGTGATACATCGCGCTACGTTCGAAGTGACCTCCATCAGCCAGGATTTGTTCGGGTAATTCCTGCTTCAAGATGTCAATTCCTCTCGTCAGCCATGCATCAGGTTCGGCTCCTTCGTAGAAAAGCCCTGCAAAAATCAGAGCCTTGGCATTTGCAAGCAGATGATTTCCGAGCAGATGGTATTCGATGTCTGCATTCAAAGCCCTGGTTTGGATGATCAGACTCCGCAGGGCCTCATCAGAGGGGACATTTCCGGCCAGAAACCATTTGATCCAGCTTACGATTCTTCTGGAAAGCGGGTACGGCTCCCACCCGATTCCGGAGCAGGGCGGATTATCACGTATCCAGCGACTTATCAGCCTACAATAGAAATCCGGATCGAGCGTGGCGTCGTCCGAGTTCAAGAAGTCAAAATAATGAAGATTATACAGCCACAGTTTCTCGATCGAGGTATCGTTCCAGATACCCGGGAAATGGAGAGTTCTTCTCCGATTGAGGAACGAGCACTCGTTACTGCTTAGGGGCGATTTGAGAGTGAAAGGGGTTCTCCAAACCTTCTGCTTTTGCCGCAGGGGAGGAGACGGAGCCAGAGAAGGTCTTGGCCGGATAAGAAGCTTTCTGAGACGACTATAATACTGAATCGGCCTCAAGTAGCGCAATGTATGAAAATACAAGAAAACACTCAAAGTGTTCTTCCTCCAGGAGACGGATCAGATTCCTCGGTTTTTGGGTAGAATCTAATAAGCAACAATAATAGGTTGTG
The sequence above is a segment of the Desulfomonile tiedjei DSM 6799 genome. Coding sequences within it:
- a CDS encoding glycoside hydrolase family 3 N-terminal domain-containing protein, whose translation is MKIFLAALNLLIVLALLPLAWDWRAPFLPTVRHLLFMGLVAMPLLVIVIEFWLLRSSRPEHRALRVLSASGLLVAVVVLITSITLEGHFRWVRHQVLHANPAALEKLGRHFIVGYRDIGELRRLIKLKAISGVFVTSTNVNGKSPADIQNVIRSFQNQRKEQLQPPLWIATDQEGGSVSRLSPPLSRLPFLGDIVKRTSDVALLERNIRQYAGQQGQELAEVGVNLNFAPVVDLNFNIINPDDKYTRIFQRAISNDPTTVAQVAAWYCEALDEHGVRSTLKHFPGLGRVYEDTHLDHADLTTSLEELTRTDWMPFLHLMKKSRAFVMLGHARLTAIDKERPVSMSPKVIAGLIRGTWKHDGVLITDNFSMLAVYRSKIGMDNGSIEALNAGVDLILISYDPDQYYRVMYTLLQADKEGKLDQDILKQSDRRLERAIRALPH
- a CDS encoding efflux RND transporter periplasmic adaptor subunit; protein product: MIRYIIATYGKLTQFAMFFLVLLFISGCNKAQQVAQPPALKVTVGKPLQVNMIEWDRFTGRLDSVETVEVRARVSGYLESVHFREGALVKKGDLLFVIDPRPFVAELNRTEGDRARAQARYELASLRLKRSRELLATASVSQDAFDERAAEERQSKAELASAKAAEEAARLNVEFTKITAPISGRISRLFVTEGNLITGGTGQTTLLTTIVSLDPIYCYFDSDENTYLKYSRLAREGKRPNDGNVGIPVYIGLADQEGFPYKGHIDFIDNRMDPNTGTMRIRAKLPNPDLALTPGLFARVRVPGSEVLEALFVPEEAIGSDQSRKFVYVVDEKNGVDRRFVRLGPREEQFRVIREGLTANDRVIVSGIQRIRPGAPVNPEEEQIAVEKKDWIPQEYMALLKGQDTKHTFYHGNGLDKVRTD
- a CDS encoding efflux RND transporter permease subunit, which translates into the protein MKLPHFFIDRPIFATVLSIVIVLLGIVSYFGLPVAQYPEVVPPTIVVRANYPGATPKTLADTVATPLEQEINGVEDMLYMESQSTPDGQMQLTVTFKLGTDLDKAQVLVQNRVAIAEARLPEDVRRIGITTTKSSPDLLMVVHFVSPDESLDQVYIGNYAYLQVRDVISRLEGVGDVLLFGAREYSMRIWLLPDRLAELNLTATDVVQAIRAQNIQVAAGALGQPPLDPNTGFQVAINTQGRLEQPEEFAKIVVKSGEGGRLVLLQDVARVELGARDYGVNSYLDKHTAVAMLVFQRPGSNAIATADGILGTMKELSQKFPPGLEYRVVYNPTVFVAQSIKAVYTTLFEASFLVTLVIFIFLQSWRATIIPLVAIPVSLIGTFFVMLLLGFSLNNLSLFGLVLAIGIVVDDAIVVVENVERNIEEGLSPKEATHKAMDEVASALISTALVLVAVFVPTAFLGGISGQFYRQFALTLSVSTALSLVVSLTLSPAMAALLLRPQTEARGGFQRLYERIFGWFFRAFNSAFWFSRDLYGRAIARITRLAAICLIVYGGLLLLTYWSIQRVPVGFIPQQDQGYLIVSIQLPDGASLNRTDEVVRRAASLAQEVPGITGIVSFAGFSGATRTNSSNAGAIFTRLDDPFVRAEKGLSMQNILTNLRQKLSKIREAFIVVIPPPPVRGIGTGGGFRMQVQDRFGVGTKVLDTAVTDIISAANQQPELVQVFTTFRPEAPQLYVDIDRIKARMLDVPLANVFDTLQVYLGSVYVNDFNLLGRVYRVTAQADVAYRSDANDVLQLKTRSGNGSTVPLGSIAEIRNVTGPDRVIRYNLYPSADINGDIRPGFSSGQGLDKMEKLAGQILPEGLAIEWTDLAFQQKLAGNVAIYIFPLCVLFAFLTLSAQYESWSLPLAVILIVPMSVLCALLGIEFRGMENNILTQIGFLVLVALACKNAILIVQFAKMAEDRGSDRFKAVVEACRLRLRPILMTAFAFILGVVPLVTAEGPGSEMRQVVGTAVFSGMLGVTLFGLFLTPVFYVVLRKFAKSADKSSRSL
- a CDS encoding formyltransferase family protein, which translates into the protein MRLVILTSVRRGYASRSVPVLCANPRLNVVRLILTNSTAPDFSKALVRKTRKTMRIGLLGALNGIRIRDWYKDEEVDDIEKVCSQHHVEIIESDHTNSARTAELLKECRADLGISLGNGYIASKIFSLPTYGTINVHTEILPRFQGAHSIIWPIYEGLQETGFTIHQIDDHIDTGPILFQEKYPIVLHPTLRETVKRNLETAWSHVPHAIAYVCENYLQLRDAAKIQDRGRPYTTPTIWQFLRMIRNHKKMIDNTT
- a CDS encoding polysaccharide deacetylase family protein, with protein sequence MYIGESLESPGNTASKKRCHVKSHDDYATSWKQTGVTPLGIGNRIRWFLRNTILTTLAALKTSGQSTFLTSMYCHYVFDDQIPEFEALIVELMKIGTFVNTDVCVDMLKGTKPLDGRYFHLSFDDGFRNVANNAIPVLKKYGIPAIVFVPTSFVGADLETTRKYCLDIAQYSTTIEMLRWQDLEKLLLLGFEVGSHTKTHARFSSISGDPDFMYEEIAGSKQEIEEKLGIECKYISWPYGKKADSDETSLSMVEKVGYEACFGAFRGSIVPRTTNAFAIPRHHFEVQWPTAHIRYFLGAKLRQAT
- a CDS encoding heparinase II/III family protein; translation: MSVFLYFHTLRYLRPIQYYSRLRKLLIRPRPSLAPSPPLRQKQKVWRTPFTLKSPLSSNECSFLNRRRTLHFPGIWNDTSIEKLWLYNLHYFDFLNSDDATLDPDFYCRLISRWIRDNPPCSGIGWEPYPLSRRIVSWIKWFLAGNVPSDEALRSLIIQTRALNADIEYHLLGNHLLANAKALIFAGLFYEGAEPDAWLTRGIDILKQELPEQILADGGHFERSAMYHSIILEDLLDIINVSGIYEIPSIVDFVNASIIPTTNRMRSWLSAMLHPDRKFALFNDAAFGIALSPEELEGYARELGLEALTPQGEFVHLNESGYMRLQIDNTVLILDVGPIGPDYVPGHAHADTLSFEMSIFGHRVFVDTGTFCYSKGKTRSYVRSTQAHNTMSFRNADSSEVWDTFRVGRRAYPFNLEVHNSGNTFQVSCSHDGYRRLRGSPIHRRTWTLDSNSLVVFDTITADGSAIAHFHFDPSLKCLAEGENGQLILPNSKLIRWKALAGQAVLTGSKYYPEFGKVQKNRCLNVIAKEGKAKIIFEW